The Exiguobacterium aurantiacum DSM 6208 genome includes a window with the following:
- a CDS encoding GntR family transcriptional regulator, whose amino-acid sequence MKAKSPLYQQVAQRMRAFIESGTWAPGEAIPTEAQLVEEFGVSRVTVRQAVKLLQEEGLLWKRQGSGTYVQSEKIEHNMYELKSFTEDMRREGKDVTNKVLTFTLQPPSEKVREALELEEGDLVFYVRRQRFADGEPLIVEDTYLPLKLFPDLTYEVMTQSKYAYIEDVKGLKIADSVQEFIPVLPSKDIAEMLGVSERTPVLKVQLYSFLMDGSRFEFTETYFKSEEYRFIIRAGRRR is encoded by the coding sequence ATGAAAGCAAAGTCACCGCTTTATCAGCAAGTCGCGCAACGAATGCGTGCGTTCATCGAGTCCGGCACGTGGGCGCCCGGCGAGGCAATCCCGACCGAGGCACAGCTCGTCGAAGAGTTCGGCGTCAGCCGGGTCACCGTCCGTCAGGCGGTCAAACTTCTCCAAGAGGAAGGACTATTGTGGAAGCGCCAAGGGAGCGGCACGTACGTCCAGTCCGAAAAGATCGAGCACAATATGTATGAGCTGAAAAGTTTTACCGAAGATATGAGGCGTGAAGGGAAAGATGTGACGAACAAAGTGCTCACGTTCACCTTGCAGCCACCGAGTGAGAAAGTCCGGGAAGCACTCGAACTCGAAGAAGGTGACCTCGTCTTTTACGTGCGACGGCAACGGTTCGCCGACGGCGAGCCGCTCATCGTCGAGGACACGTACCTTCCGCTCAAACTCTTCCCCGACTTGACGTATGAAGTGATGACGCAGTCGAAGTACGCTTATATCGAAGACGTGAAAGGACTCAAAATCGCGGACAGCGTCCAAGAATTCATCCCGGTGCTCCCATCAAAAGATATCGCCGAGATGCTCGGGGTGAGCGAACGGACACCCGTGCTCAAAGTCCAGCTCTACTCGTTCCTTATGGACGGCAGCCGTTTCGAGTTCACCGAGACGTATTTCAAGAGCGAGGAATATCGTTTTATCATCCGTGCCGGACGGAGACGCTGA
- a CDS encoding 6-phospho-alpha-glucosidase — translation MKQGQRLVVVGGGSTYTIGMIMSLIEEKAHFPLRSITFYDTDGDRQERVAKATEVILREHYPELELFEYTTDKEYAFRDKDFFFVQIRTGGLEMREKDEQIPLRHGVVGQETCGPGGMSYGMRSIGDMIDLVADIRQGSPDGWILNYTNPAAIVAEALKRAYPNDKKVLNICDMPAAIMVSYAKILGKEIWDLVPEYFGLNHFGWFTGIYDKEGNELTEDIKRAILEDGFIPEDSEIANDPSWIKTFKQVEKMLTDFPEYLPNTYLQYYLYPSDMAEKEDVENTRARQVINGRQQRVFSMCDQIIADDSLENAHLEVDIHGCYMIRVAASLAYNNGDIFIVMVKNDGIIANLPDDAMVEVPAMLTNRGPKPFAVGHIPRFYKGMIEGQLAYEQLVVDAYFENSYEKALQALTLNRTVVDAPVARQILDDLINENENYWPALKQRETVAR, via the coding sequence ATGAAACAAGGACAACGCCTCGTCGTCGTAGGTGGCGGCAGCACGTACACGATCGGTATGATCATGAGTTTGATTGAAGAGAAGGCTCACTTCCCACTACGTTCAATCACGTTTTACGATACGGACGGTGACCGCCAAGAGCGCGTCGCCAAAGCGACTGAGGTCATCTTGCGTGAGCATTATCCAGAGCTCGAGCTGTTCGAATATACGACGGACAAAGAGTACGCCTTCCGCGATAAAGATTTCTTCTTCGTCCAAATTCGGACGGGCGGTTTGGAAATGCGCGAAAAAGATGAGCAGATTCCGCTCCGTCACGGCGTGGTTGGACAAGAGACGTGTGGACCGGGCGGGATGTCGTATGGGATGCGCTCGATCGGGGACATGATTGATCTCGTCGCCGACATCCGTCAAGGTTCACCGGACGGTTGGATTTTGAACTATACGAACCCGGCCGCCATCGTCGCCGAGGCGTTGAAGCGTGCCTACCCGAACGATAAAAAGGTTTTGAACATCTGTGACATGCCAGCCGCGATCATGGTCAGTTACGCGAAGATTCTCGGCAAAGAGATTTGGGACCTCGTGCCAGAGTACTTCGGACTCAACCACTTCGGTTGGTTTACAGGCATTTATGACAAAGAAGGCAATGAGCTGACAGAAGACATCAAGCGCGCCATCTTGGAGGACGGGTTCATCCCGGAAGACTCGGAGATCGCCAACGATCCGTCTTGGATCAAGACGTTCAAACAAGTCGAGAAGATGCTCACCGACTTCCCGGAATACTTGCCGAACACGTATCTCCAGTACTACTTGTATCCGTCGGACATGGCGGAGAAGGAAGACGTGGAAAACACGCGGGCCCGTCAAGTCATCAACGGCCGCCAACAGCGCGTCTTCTCGATGTGCGATCAAATCATCGCCGACGACTCGCTCGAGAACGCGCATCTTGAAGTCGATATTCACGGCTGCTACATGATCCGCGTCGCGGCGTCCCTTGCCTACAACAACGGCGACATCTTCATCGTCATGGTGAAGAACGACGGCATCATCGCCAACTTGCCGGACGATGCGATGGTCGAAGTGCCGGCGATGCTGACGAACCGAGGGCCAAAGCCGTTCGCGGTCGGGCACATCCCACGCTTCTATAAAGGGATGATTGAAGGACAACTCGCTTACGAACAGCTCGTCGTCGATGCCTACTTCGAGAACAGCTATGAGAAAGCGCTCCAAGCACTGACGCTCAACCGGACCGTCGTCGACGCGCCGGTCGCCCGTCAAATCCTTGACGATTTGATTAACGAGAACGAAAACTATTGGCCGGCGCTCAAACAACGTGAGACGGTCGCACGCTAA